The uncultured Desulfatiglans sp. DNA window TGAAGCGTCGGGGAGACCTGGCCGGCCTGCCCCATCTCCCGGGCGTAAAGGAAACACTGCCAGGCGACAAGACAGAAGAGCAGCGTCGTGATCAAGGTCACTACGCAATCGTTGATTCCTTTGACCCGTTTGGGAAACCGCATATACAGCAGATCCACCCCCACATGGCCTTTCTCGATCTCCGTATAGGGCAGCGCAAAAGACAGCAGTAAAAAAGCCATCATACCGACGAGTTCCTCCGAGCCTAGCAAAGGATGCCCGAACAGACTGCCCACGACATCGGCGCACGTGAGCAGCATCATCCCCAAAAGGCAGATCCCCCCCAACTTCGCCAGAAAATCCGAAAGCGCTTTTGCGATCTTCATCTAACGCGCTCCTGACTCATGGGCGATCGGGAAAAACATTTCTCGACCCCCCACAATGGTTGCCGTTCAGATTTCAATGCGTTTCCATCCCGGAATGGTCTTCCTTGCCGATCTGGGCCTCCATCTGCACGTTTGCCCGCGGGGCGACCTGCAGGTCGCCCCGCACAGACGCTTGATTCCCCTGACAGGGGCCATACCGCGAGCCGCCGCGAAGGGGTGGGAATGCACACCCGGAGGCTATAATGAAAAAAACCTCCCTGCAAACATTTTTCCAATCACACTTTACTTTCAGCCAAATCTAGTCCGCCTCTTTGTATTTGCTCTTGAATTCCCCTTTCTTCGCATCCTCGAGCCTCTTCTGGACAAACTTCAGCACTTCGTCTCCGGGAAGGTTCTTCGCCTTGGTTTCACTGATATACTCGTCCAGTACGGGTTGGACGGCTTTGGTCCACCGCGCCGATTCCTTCGGTCCGATCCCGATCATCGTGTTCCCGTAATCCAGCAGGAAATTGATGCCTTCGAAGGCCCCAGCCTCCCAGGCCTTGCCATGCCTGAAGACCCATTCGCTGTTGATCTGCTCGATAATCGCCTTGACGTCGTCCGGAAGGGCGTTCCATTTGTCCTTGTTCATGGCGACGAAAAACCCGAGGGAGTAAGCGGTCGGGTAG harbors:
- a CDS encoding TRAP-type C4-dicarboxylate transport system, small permease component — translated: MKIAKALSDFLAKLGGICLLGMMLLTCADVVGSLFGHPLLGSEELVGMMAFLLLSFALPYTEIEKGHVGVDLLYMRFPKRVKGINDCVVTLITTLLFCLVAWQCFLYAREMGQAGQVSPTLQFPTFYLIYGVSFACLNLALIMFIEFLVFVRGGERDE
- a CDS encoding hypothetical protein (Evidence 5 : Unknown function); this encodes MRGDLQVAPRANVQMEAQIGKEDHSGMETH